The Penicillium digitatum chromosome 6, complete sequence genome has a window encoding:
- a CDS encoding Terpenoid synthase, with amino-acid sequence MAQQMVECVHANAQSRSPSYVDSDSIVFKNERNDLALRFLTDAKKAQKAMEDCSDVCAIYFPADLDVAFNSEIENRLAADICEWRFFTCLSKSLKDLAISMSRLCSLQVNLSYERRTLLHRHLAWIYIMDEVCERLPVYGLHDTVEKTYLENLKNITRNLPIEDLNQYKGICPDDLLHMALDVQKILAEDLMPLKRELLEESHVQKCSETLCLFIDYQYEEGKIFLERPTSHETMPTRVYTIGINMVFLLSLQTPIVEVYNANDMGLVQLSIIGALYHDFIGLQKDLNCRDLKLDGSIGLNLVVASMKESGYNEKEAMQAMVRRLNSYCHDLQFFMSAYPPLYKQFYQAGLQIVFALHDYHLMGATESSNSRYGWHRVSDYKHSESSQDPRAP; translated from the coding sequence ATGGCTCAGCAGATGGTTGAATGCGTCCATGCTAATGCCCAGTCTCGTTCGCCCTCTTATGTTGACTCCGACTCGATTGTCTTCAAAAATGAGAGGAATGACTTGGCTTTGAGATTCTTAACTGATGCTAAGAAGGCTCAGAAAGCGATGGAGGATTGCTCAGATGTTTGCGCGATTTATTTCCCTGCAGACCTGGACGTTGCCTTCAACTCAGAAATTGAGAATCGACTTGCGGCCGACATTTGCGAGTGGCGCTTTTTCACGTGCCTTAGCAAATCGCTCAAGGATTTGGCAATTAGCATGTCTCGTCTTTGTTCTCTCCAGGTGAATTTGAGTTACGAGCGAAGAACTCTGCTTCACCGTCACCTGGCCTGGATTTATATCATGGACGAAGTCTGTGAAAGATTGCCGGTGTATGGACTGCATGATACTGTGGAGAAAACGTATCTGGAAAACCTCAAAAACATCACAAGGAATCTTCCAATTGAAGATTTGAATCAATACAAGGGGATTTGTCCAGATGATCTGCTCCACATGGCTCTCGACGTGCAAAAGATTCTCGCCGAGGATCTAATGCCACTCAAAAGAGAATTGCTGGAGGAAAGTCACGTTCAGAAGTGCTCTGAGACACTTTGTCTTTTCATTGATTACCAATATGAGGAGGGAAAGATCTTTTTGGAAAGACCAACGTCTCATGAAACCATGCCGACCAGGGTTTATACAATCGGTATCAACATGgttttccttctttctttgcAGACACCCATAGTTGAAGTCTACAACGCGAATGATATGGGTCTTGTTCAGCTTTCCATCATTGGGGCCCTCTATCATGACTTTATTGGCTTGCAGAAGGATCTTAATTGTCGAGATCTAAAGTTGGACGGCTCTATCGGCTTGAATCTTGTCGTGGCTAGTATGAAAGAGAGCGGATACAATGAAAAAGAAGCAATGCAGGCAATGGTTCGGAGATTAAATTCATATTGTCACGACCTCCAATTTTTTATGTCGGCCTATCCTCCCTTATACAAGCAATTTTATCAGGCCGGACTCCAGATTGTCTTTGCCCTCCACGATTATCACCTGATGGGTGCCACAGAAAGCTCCAACAGCCGTTATGGCTGGCATCGAGTCAGTGACTACAAGCATAGTGAGAGCTCACAGGATCCCCGGGCCCCCTAA
- a CDS encoding Transesterase (LovD), putative, translating to MLKATSYTTRQLENEHYSGEKQPQQLDDVLYLASATKLITTIAALQCVEDGLLTLDGDLSSITPELATRHVLTGFAEDGSPQLDSPARPITLKMLLTHSSGISYYFLNPMIAKWHTHFQPGAGWMYGPGLDWAGRGDFGGHGLFISGLDFVKILRSLLANDGKLLNANTVDNMFQQHLGPEEAADHQAALAGPIGPFFRVGIDPELKVGYGLGGLLTLEDVDGWYGERTLTWGGGLTLTWFIDRKNNLSGVCAIQAVLPVDGDLVAELKQTFRHDIYHK from the exons ATGCTGAAGGCCACTTCGTATACAACTAGGCAATTGGAGAACGAACACTACTCGGGCGAGAAGCAACCACAGCAGCTCGACGATGTACTGTACCTAGCCTCAGCTACCAAACTGATTACAACCATCGCCGCCCTACAGTGCGTTGAAGACGGCCTGTTAACTCTAGACGGCGACCTGTCATCCATCACCCCAGAGCTCGCTACAAGGCACGTTCTCACAGGGTTTGCGGAAGATGGAAGCCCTCAGCTCGACTCACCAGCCCGCCCCATCACCCTCAAAATGTTGCTTACACACAGCTCCGGCATCTCCTACTACTTCCTGAACCCGATGATCGCCAAGTGGCACACGCA CTTCCAACCCGGTGCTGGCTGGATGTATGGGCCCGGTCTTGACTGGGCTGGCCGCGGTGACTTTGGTGGTCATGGATTGTTCATATCCGGCTTGGATTTTGTTAAGATTCTGCGCTCGCTGCTGGCTAATGATGGCAAGTTGCTCAATGCTAATACCGTCGACAATATGTTCCAGCAACACCTTGGCCCTGAAGAAGCGGCAGACCACCAAGCTGCCCTTGCTGGTCCCATTGGGCCCTTTTTCCGCGTTGGTATAGATCCGGAATTGAAGGTTGGCTATGGTCTGGGCGGTTTGCTGACACTTGAAGATGTTGATGGCTGGTATGGCGAGCGGACGTTGACTTGGGGTGGTGGCTTGACGCTCACCTGGTTTATTGATCGAAAGAACAACCTTTCTGGCGTCTGTGCCATCCAGGCTGTGCTGCCAGTTGACGGAGATTTGGTGGCCGAGCTAAAGCAAACCTTCCGCCATGATATTTATCACAAATAA
- a CDS encoding Alpha-1,2 glucosyltransferase alg10 yields the protein MVTSKRLERLKRLHRSSSAISDWDLVADELEIVWQLYLLAADGYLNSMANPPQSDRSRSARWLVPFCLVLIPLWVSLVNKAVPEPYLDEVFHVPQAQAYWAHKWTQWDPKLTTPPGLYLCSYIVFAIVLLLRGSPTKLTPDVLRMTNVGATTVIFPWRLQKLLDTLQRTTNTRPLGANVSHTVLNICLFPPLFFFSGLYYTDVLALLVVVEAYNWDLRRDAERGQRSGPGKDTKKAPGSEILETLGFLAFALASLVFRQTNIFWVSVFLGGLQVVRKIRKSATPCMSSKVSTIMKQSLQNEVYDPLVSEASLEDYLKTAISIATVGLKRPFSLLFSLTPYIVILAAFGAFVYWNDGVVLGHKEFHTAGIHLAQMLYIWPYFTFFSWPLFLVPLINILALKPLPTSLNLGFPPKQRKFPKLKTALIVIPLMLAVVHFNTIVHPFTLADNRHYVFYVFRILLLHPAIKYAAVCVYFLCGWVVISSFGFTTIQRPPKTLRVQKTTSAAPPAAPPAAPPASAPATLEPKPTLSHVRKPLEAHQQPPKGTKKPNRKPKRADPPAETKKTEPVVETKKTDLTGPSAEITDPNDPTVLARVQEHIFTRQRELLEAPRVSFVLVWLAATSLSLITAPLVEPRYFIIPWVMWRVHLPPLPCLLRDRETRPRSEEAKRRSDLIINLPKFVETVWFLIINMITGYVFLYKGFEWPQEPGKTQRFMW from the exons ATGGTGACTTCGAAACGTTTAGAACGTTTGAAACGTTTGCATCGGTCGAGCTCCGCAATCTCCGACTGGGACCTGGTGGCCGATGAACTGGAGATCGTCTGGCAACTCTACCTGCTAGCTGCAGATGGTTATTTGAACAGCATGGCCAATCCCCCACAATCAGATCGTAGCCGGAGTGCTCGCTGGTTGGTTCCGTTCTGCTTGGTCTTGATTCCTCTTTGGGTGAGTCTTGTCAACAAGGCTGTCCCAGAACCCTACCTCGACGAAGTCTTCCATGTCCCGCAAGCACAAGCATACTGGGCGCATAAGTGGACGCAATGGGATCCAAAGCTTACAACACCGCCGGGCCTGTACTTGTGCTCATACATCGTCTTCGCTATTGTGTTGCTGTTACGCGGGTCCCCGACAAAGCTCACTCCAGATGTACTGCGGATGACGAATGTTGGTGCAACAACAGTGATTTTCCCCTGGAGACTGCAAAAGTTGCTTGACACCCTACAGAGAACGACAAACACTCGGCCATTGGGAGCGAACGTGTCCCATACCGTGCTGAACATCTGCTTATTCCCCCCACTGTTCTTCTTCTCTGGCCTCTACTACACCGATGTTCTTGCTTTGCTGGTTGTTGTGGAGGCATATAATTGGGATCTGAGGAGAGACGCAGAGAGAGGCCAGCGAAGCGGCCCCGGAAAAGACACGAAAAAGGCTCCTGGCAGTGAGATTTTGGAGACTTTGGGATTCTTGGCTTTTGCGCTGGCTTCACTGGTCTTTCGACAGACCAACATCTTCTGGGTCTCGGTTTTCCTGGGTGGACTTCAGGTGGTCCGTAAGATTCGAAAGTCTGCCACGCCCTGCATGTCATCCAAAGTGTCAACCATCATGAAGCAAAGCCTCCAAAATGAGGTGTATGATCCTCTCGTTTCGGAAGCTTCGTTGGAAG ATTATCTGAAGACTGCTATCTCAATCGCGACTGTCGGCCTGAAGCGGCCtttttctctcctcttctctctcactCCTTACATTGTTATCCTTGCGGCCTTTGGTGCATTTGTATATTGGAACGATGGGGTCGTCCTCG GGCACAAGGAGTTCCATACCGCCGGTATCCACCTGGCTCAAATGCTCTACATCTGGCCGTATTTCACCTTCTTCTCATGgcctctttttcttgttcctCTGATCAACATTCTCGCCCTCAAGCCTCTCCCGACATCTTTGAATCTCGGCTTCCCGCCGAAACAGAGGAAATTTCCCAAGCTCAAGACAGCCCTGATTGTGATCCCACTCATGCTTGCCGTGGTCCACTTCAACACTATTGTCCACCCCTTCACCCTTGCTGATAACCGACACTATGTGTTCTACGTGTTCCGCATTCTTCTGCTCCACCCAGCAATCAAGTATGCTGCGGTGTGTGTCTATTTCCTATGCGGATGGGTCGTGATCTCCTCGTTTGGATTTACCACCATTCAACGTCCGCCCAAAACCCTGCGAGTTCAGAAAACCACCTCAGCTGCACCCCCAGCTGCCCCCCCGGCTGCCCCCCCGGCTTCGGCTCCAGCAACTCTAGAACCCAAACCCACTTTGTCTCATGTGCGCAAGCCTTTAGAGGCGCACCAACAGCCACCAAAGGGAACGAAGAAGCCCAACCGGAAGCCCAAGAGGGCTGATCCACCAGCAGAGACCAAGAAGACTGAGCCAGTAGTAGAGACTAAGAAGACCGATCTAACTGGGCCATCAGCAGAGATTACGGACCCAAATGATCCCACGGTTCTGGCTAGGGTCCAGGAACACATCTTTACGCGTCAAAGAGAATTACTGGAGGCACCGCGCGTTAGCTTCGTTCTTGTTTGGCTGGCCGCTACTTCCCTGTCTCTCATCACAGCACCCCTTGTTGAACCTCGCTACTTCATAATTCCGTGGGTTATGTGGCGTGtgcatcttcctcctctgcCATGTCTACTCAGGGACCGAGAGACTCGTCCCCGCTCAGAGGAAGCTAAGCGCCGCTCTGATCTCATTATCAACTTACCGAAGTTCGTGGAGACAGTTTGGTTCTTGATCATTAATATGATCACTGGATACGTCTTCTTGTACAAGGGCTTTGAGTGGCCGCAGGAGCCTGGCAAGACCCAGCGCTTCATGTGGTGA
- a CDS encoding DNA replication complex GINS protein psf2, with protein MAFPLPRGVTASEIAFLAEMETVTIVPRQRLEGLELLGGPIEPLVPPRRTSLPLWLALLLKRQRRANIIPPTWLHPEPLALILEVESQHQDYKNAFSPPPPLPGQPSILDRDALPSARPQYTPDGNRYYAAPPFLPQNTAQTVKSSRDPPSLPFHWVEVGNMLLDDASDDLVDPDQIRRLLKDLREVRMAKMRSGVDVLDAAATGGGGVALTGVGSMELGEERGFITGVVDGLRRIGSSKEQARREQMAEQRANGGYNGIQDDDEEEDYMEF; from the exons ATggcttttcctcttcctcggggTGTCACAGCCTCAGAGATCGCCTTCCTGGCGGAGATGGAAACGGTGACAATTGTGCCTCGCCAGCGTCTAGAAGGCCTCGAACTACTAGGA GGCCCTATTGAACCTCTCGTTCCACCCCGACGCACCTCCCTCCCCCTCTGGCTTGCCCTTCTCCTCAAACGCCAACGCCGCGCCAACATCATCCCACCAACATGGTTACACCCAGAGCCATTAGCTCTCATTCTCGAAGTAGAGTCCCAGCACCAAGACTACAAAAACGCTTTCTCCCCACCTCCTCCCCTGCCCGGTCAACCTAGCATTTTGGACCGTGATGCCCTGCCATCTGCTCGGCCGCAGTATACTCCAGATGGCAATCGGTACTATGCGGCGCCGCCTTTCCTACCTCAGAACACAGCCCAGACTGTGAAATCTTCGCGGGATCCCCCCTCACTGCCGTTTCACTGGGTTGAGGTTGGGAATatgcttcttgatgacgCAAGCGATGATCTCGTGGACCCGGATCAGATACGGAGACTGCTGAAGGACCTGCGTGAGGTGCGCATGGCGAAAATGAGATCTGGTGTTGATGTGCTGGATGCTGCGGCgactggtggtggtggtgttgcttTGACTGGTGTCGGTTCTATGGAGTTGGGAGAAGAGCGAGGGTTTATTACTGGCGTGGTGGATGGTCTTCG GAGGATTGGGTCTTCTAAAGAACAGGCCCGGCGTGAACAGATGGCCGAGCAGAGAGCAAATGGTGGCTACAATGGGATCCAGgacgatgacgaagaagaagattacATGGAGTTCTAA
- a CDS encoding AMFR protein, putative → MTDEEPSLNIPSLLTLAVVSYFVLRWFFHRDESSAGGSRGRGRGNVVDPAQVEQIAQMFPQLSTRDIMWDLQRNGGSVAATTERVLTGRGLETPPPSFQPQVSIPPTNIPPRQTATTASVPKADTQDLISRYNLTEKAKSPAAESQPDIPSKSSWSQNKEERQRILQKRRDDMILAARRKMMQKNQSVAQ, encoded by the exons ATGACAGACGAGGAACCTTCGCTGAACATACCGTCGCTTCTCACTCTAGCGGTTGTATCGTACTTTGTGCTCCGATGGTTCTTTCACCGCGATGAAAGCTCCGCAGGAGGAAGCCGAGGCCGGGGGCGTGGCAATGTCGTCGATCCGGCGCAGGTGGAACAGATCGCGCAGATGTTCCCTCAACTGAGCACTCGGGATATAATGTGGGATTTGCAGCGTAATGGGGGAAGTGTTGCCGCAACGACAGAGAGGGTTCTGACTGGACGGGGCCTGGAGACG CCTCCTCCTTCGTTCCAACCCCAGGTCTCAATTCCCCCCACCAACATCCCACCAAGGCAGACCGCCACGACCGCATCCGTACCCAAAGCGGACACGCAGGACTTGATATCTCGGTATAATCTGACTGAAAAGGCCAAAAGCCCTGCTGCGGAGTCACAACCTGATATACCTTCCAAGTCCTCCTGGTCTCAGAACAAGGAAGAGCGCCAGCGGATACTGCAAAAGCGTCGGGATGATATGATCTTGGCCGCgcggaggaagatgatgcaAAAGAATCAAAGTGTTGCCCAATGA
- a CDS encoding Nuclear condensin complex subunit Smc2, putative, which produces MRITEIVIDGFKSYAVRTVISGWDEAFNSITGLNGSGKSNILDAICFVLGITNMTTVRAQNLQDLIYKRGQAGVTKASVTIVFDNRDTAKSPIGFEEYANISVTRQIVLGGTSKYLINGHRAQQQTVQNLFQSVQLNINNPNFLIMQGRITKVLNMKSVEILSMIEEAAGTRMFEDRREKANRTMGKKELKLREIEELLKEEIEPKLEKLRSEKRAFLDFQQTQNDLERLTRLVVAHDYVRGGERLRVAGEECENKRNKAQALEDNANKLRSEIAHLEEDVKRVRTARDKELRKGGKFQGLEDEVKNYSHELVRLTTVFDLKNASMDEEKEKRQTIQNTVTDLGKVLKEKRKIYEKLQAKYDAAKAELDAQNVEVEQKEELLQTLQTGVASKEGQESGYQGQLQDARNRAINAATEQEQGKLKINHLEKRIKEEEPRAKKAKEQNLGLLRDLEGLKSQANKLESELTRLGFEPGKEEQIYQEQTELQRDIRELRQRADGLKRQAANIDFNYADPHPNFDRSKVKGLVAQLFTLNKDQVPAATALEICAGGRLYNVVVDSAETGTQLLQKGKLRKRVTIIPLNKISAFKASAEKIGAAQNLAPGQVDLALSLVGYDEEVLAAMNYVFGNTLICHDADTAKKVTFDPSVRMKSVTLEGDVYDPSGTLSGGSSPNSSGVLVTLQKLNDITKELRGKERQLTSLEDHLKREKKKLDSVRSIKQNLDLKNHEIKLTEEQINSNSSSSIIQAVEEMRVNIEQLKKDIADAKSRQAEASKDIKRIEKDMSEFSNNKDSKLEELQTTLDKLKKSYTKNSSSVKELQKELQTSRLDSEQVGSDLSAAEEQLVESDNTLSAQLEEIESQKREQARLKDAHDIAQAQLDDERAKLTGFDEELRELEQAMKKKSSQITEDGLEAQKIGHQLEKLQKDQYTASQAVAHMEQEHEWIADEKENFGRANTPYNFQNQNIAECKSTLRNLTERSQGMKKKINPKVMNMIDSVEKKEAALKNMMKTVIRDKRKIEETIMNLNEYKKEALHKTWVKVNGDFGQIFNELLPGSFAKLDPPEGKDITDGLEVKVSLGKVWKQSLTELSGGQRSLIALSLIMALLQFKPAPMYILDEVDAALDLSHTQNIGRLIKTRFKGSQFIVVSLKDGMFQNANRIFRTRFSEGTSIVQALTPADLK; this is translated from the exons ATGAGGATTACTGAAATTGTCATAGAT GGCTTCAAATCGTATGCTGTGCGTACGGTGATCTCGGGATG GGACGAAGCCTTCAACTCGATCACCGGTCTTAACGGCAGTGGGAAATCCAACATCCTCGATGCCATTTGCTTCGTGCTTGGTATCACCAACATGACCACAGTCCGCGCGCAAAACCTCCAAGATCTCATCTACAAGCGCGGCCAAGCCGGTGTCACGAAAGCTAGTGTTACAATCGTTTTCGACAACCGGGATACCGCGAAGTCGCCGATCGGATTCGAGGAATATGCAAATATCTCCGTCACTCGACAGATTGTGCTCGGTGGCACAAGCAAATATTTGATCAACGGCCACCGCGCGCAACAGCAGACTGTTCAGAACCTATTCCAGAGTGTCCAGCTGAACATCAACAACCCTAACTTCCTCATTATGCAAGGTCGTATTACAAAAGTCCTGAACATGAAATCGGTCGAAATCTTGTCAATGATCGAGGAGGCAGCTGGTACAAGAATGTTTGAGGACCGAAGAGAAAAGGCAAACAGGACGATGGGAAAGAAAGAGCTAAAGCTGCGCGAGATCGAAGAACTGTTGAAGGAAGAGATTGAGCCTAAGCTCGAGAAGCTCCGTTCGGAGAAGCGAGCTTTCCTCGACTTTCAACAGACGCAGAACGACCTCGAGCGCTTGACCCGACTTGTTGTTGCCCATGACTATGTTCGTGGCGGCGAGCGGTTGAGAGTTGCAGGTGAAGAGTGTGAAAACAAACGCAACAAAGCGCAAGCACTAGAAGATAACGCGAACAAACTTAGGAGTGAAATTGCTCATCTAGAGGAGGACGTGAAACGGGTGCGCACAGCTCGCGACAAAGAACTCCGAAAAGGCGGCAAATTCCAGGGgcttgaagatgaggtcAAAAACTACTCGCATGAATTGGTCAGACTGACCACAGTCTTTGATCTGAAGAACGCAAGCATGgacgaagaaaaagaaaagcgaCAGACTATTCAAAATACTGTCACTGATCTTGGGAAGGTCTTGAAGGAGAAGCGCAAGATCTACGAGAAGCTACAGGCCAAGTACGACGCCGCCAAGGCCGAGTTAGACGCGCAAAATGTAGAAGTGGAGCAAAAGGAGGAACTACTTCAGACATTGCAGACTGGTGTTGCCTCGAAGGAGGGCCAAGAGAGTGGTTACCAGGGTCAACTGCAAGATGCCCGCAATCGCGCAATCAATGCAGCCACAGAACAAGAGCAAGGAAAGCTCAAAATCAACCATCTTGAGAAGCGAATCAAGGAAGAGGAGCCTCGCGCAAAGAAGGCAAAGGAACAAAACTTGGGGCTTTTGCGTGATCTCGAGGGGTTAAAGTCGCAAGCTAACAAGCTGGAGTCCGAGCTGACACGGCTTGGGTTTGAGCCTGGGAAGGAGGAGCAGATATACCAGGAGCAGACCGAGCTTCAACGGGATATTCGCGAGCTCCGCCAGCGGGCAGATGGGCTCAAGCGGCAGGCAGCGAACATCGACTTCAACTACGCAGACCCTCATCCCAACTTTGACCGGTCCAAGGTCAAGGGTTTGGTCGCTCAACTTTTCACACTCAACAAGGATCAAGTTCCGGCTGCGACTGCGCTGGAAATATGCGCCGGTGGTCGACTTTACAATGTGGTCGTGGACAGCGCAGAGACCGGCACTCAGCTCCTTCAGAAAGGCAAGCTGCGCAAGCGCGTGACTATCATTCCCCTTAATAAGATTTCTGCCTTCAAGGCCTCCGCAGAAAAGATCGGAGCTGCACAAAACCTTGCCCCTGGACAGGTTGACCTCGCACTTTCATTGGTTGGATATGATGAGGAAGTTCTGGCGGCGATGAACTATGTCTTCGGCAACACCCTTATCTGCCATGATGCCGACACAGCTAAGAAGGTAACATTTGATCCATCAGTTCGGATGAAGAGTGTCACGCTGGAGGGCGATGTGTATGATCCTTCCGGAACACTTTCCGGTGGAAGCTCCCCCAATTCAAGTGGTGTTCTCGTTACTTTGCAAAAGCTCAATGATATCACCAAGGAGCTGCGGGGTAAAGAACGACAGCTCACAAGTTTGGAAGATCATCTGAagagggaaaagaagaagctcGACTCTGTTCGCTCCATCAAACAAAATCTGGATCTCAAGAACCATGAGATTAAGCTTACCGAAGAGCAAATCAACAGCAACTCTTCGTCTTCG ATCATTCAAGCTGTTGAGGAGATGAGAGTAAACATTGAACAACTCAAGAAAGACATCGCCGACGCTAAGTCTCGCCAGGCCGAGGCATCCAAGGATATCAAGCGAATTGAGAAAGACATGAGTGAATTCAGCAACAACAAAGATAGCAAGTTGGAGGAACTACAGACAACTCTCGATAAACTCAAGAAGAGCTACACCAAAAATTCTAGCTCAGTCAAAGAGCTGCAGAAGGAATTGCAGACCTCCAGACTAGACTCTGAACAAGTTGGAAGTGACTTATCTGCGGCTGAAGAGCAATTGGTTGAGTCAGACAATACCCTCAGTGCTCAACTAGAAGAGATTGAATCACAAAAACGGGAGCAAGCGCGGTTGAAG GATGCACACGACATCGCACAAGCTCAGCTTGATGACGAGAGGGCCAAACTGACCGGCTTTGACGAGGAATTGCGAGAGTTGGAACAAgcaatgaaaaaaaaatcgtcTCAGATCACGGAGGATGGACTAGAAGCGCAGAAGATTGGTCATCAGCTCGAGAAGCTCCAGAAGGATCAGTACACTGCTAGCCAGGCTGTGGCTCACATGGAACAGGAACACGAGTGGATTGCGGACGAGAAGGAAAATTTCGGACGCGCCAACACTCCCTATAATTTCCAGAACCAGAACATTGCCGAGTGCAAGTCCACCCTACGCAACTTGACAGAGCGATCTCAAGGcatgaaaaagaagatcaaCCCGAAGGTCATGAACATGATCGATAGCgtcgagaagaaggaggctgCTCTGAAGAACATGATGAAGACAGTCATCCGTGACAAGCGAAAGATTGAGGAGACCATCATGAACCTGAACGAATACAAAAAGGAAGCTCTCCACAAGACGTGGGTCAAGGTCAATGGCGACTTTGGACAGATCTTCAACGAGCTCCTACCGGGAAGTTTTGCCAAACTCGACCCACCCGAGGGTAAAGACATCACAGACGGTCTCGAGGTGAAGGTGTCTCTGGGCAAGGTCTGGAAACAGAGTCTGACAGAACTGAGTGGTGGCCAACGTTCGCTCATTGCTCTCTCACTGATCATGGCGCTATTGCAATTCAAGCCCGCGCCAATGTACATTCTGGACGAGGTCGACGCTGCGCTGGATTTGTCACACACTCAAAATATTGGTCGATTGATCAAGACCCGTTTCAAGGGAtctcagttcatcgttgtctcGTTGAAGGATGGCATGTTCCAGAATGCCAACCGCATCTTCCGCACGCGGTTCAGCGAGGGTACTAGTATTGTCCAGGCGTTAACCCCTGCGGATTTGAAATAA
- a CDS encoding Methyltransferase type 11 translates to MCDKPDLEALFKSESYASTFKRGEMATRPFAEMLVDQSKVAAESKANPDKPLVVLDNACGTGVVSSSLNDKLDDTIKKTWKLTCGDISSSMIKYTMHRMQQEGWQNAEMKIVDAQKPELASAQFSHIFTAFAYMVLPESVKALDETVRMLQPGGTIAFSTWIEPGWVAVTRAAIERMPGNLPFPEAQQLMAAMNEGQWYSKPWIESQLEERGFQDINVRPTTVKLTLTCPVFLEMTMLVLPTMMKDFWTKEQQEENKDKVGPALKRYLEETSENGNIHTDWVAILSTARKSC, encoded by the exons ATGTGTGACAAACCCGACCTTGAGGCTCTCTTCAAGAGTGAATCTTATGCTAGCACATTCAAACGCGGGGAGATGGCCACTCGCCCATTCGCTGAAATGCTAGTTGACCAGAGCAAGGTGGCCGCCGAGTCCAAGGCCAACCCTGATAAGCCTCTAGTGGTCCTCGACAACGCCTGCGGCACTGGTGTCGTCTCCAGCTCCCTCAATGACAAGCTTGATGACACTATCAAGAAGACGTGGAAGTTGACCTGCGGAGACATCTCGTCGTCAATGATTAAGTACACCATGCACCGTATGCAACAAGAAGGCTGGCAGAATGCGGAAATGAAAATTGTGGATGCGCAGAAGCCTGAGCTAGCTAGCGCTCAATTCTCTCACATATTCACTGCTTTTG CCTATATGGTACTCCCTGAGTCTGTCAAAGCTCTCGATG AAACCGTTCGAATGCTGCAACCCGGCGGGACTATTGCTTTCTCAACCTGGATTGAGC CCGGCTGGGTTGCCGTCACCCGAGCAGCAATTGAAAGAATGCCAGGCAACCTGCCCTTTCCTGAGGCCCAACAGTTGATGGCAGCCATGAATGAAGGGCAGTGGTACTCGAAGCCTTGGATCGAGTCCCAGCTCGAGGAGCGTGGCTTTCAGGACATCAATGTTCGGCCAACAACAGTAAAGCTGACCCTCACATGTCCTGTCTTCCTGGAGATGACTATGTTGGTGCTTCCCACGATGATGAAGGATTTCTGGACCAAGGAACAACaggaagaaaacaaggataaGGTTGGTCCGGCGTTGAAGAGGTACTTGGAAGAAACTTCCGAAAATGGGAATATCCACACCGATTGGGTGGCTATTCTGTCTACTGCGCGTAAGTCTTGCTAG